One genomic region from Fictibacillus marinisediminis encodes:
- a CDS encoding sigma-54 interaction domain-containing protein — MTDQRELLELEIEGIINESGENIIVTDSEGFILRAVKNSEEMYGISSEELVGTSVRELEQKKIFNPSVTLRVIQQKKPVTFMQKTGTGKIIMTRGVPIFNEENEIKRIISFSHDMTEIEELKSEYEKLQLKMMRYENEIEQLRGREIVPSDVVINSKTMQTVWGLVHKVAKSDATVVLQGESGVGKTVFAKALHNGSDRKDKPMIEVNCGAIPESLFESEMFGYEAGAFTGAASKGKMGLIELADQGTLFLDEVGELPLAIQVKLLKVLQEKKVTRMGSTKSRTVNFRLVAATNRDLQAMVKTGTFRDDLFYRLNVVPISIPPLRDRKEEIHQLTETFLDKFNEKYDTDKTMHPSALKAFWQYDWPGNVRELENLMERLVVTLENKTILPDHLPFTQKVEEDGVPEYDAQSSSLQEALEHVERNWLLRACRDCKSTYEMADYLGLSQPTVVRRLKKYNIDSKTNHRF; from the coding sequence ATGACAGATCAAAGAGAACTGCTTGAGCTTGAAATCGAAGGAATCATCAACGAATCTGGCGAGAATATCATCGTTACCGACAGCGAGGGATTTATTTTGCGTGCGGTCAAAAACAGCGAGGAGATGTACGGCATCTCGTCCGAGGAGCTTGTCGGAACGTCCGTCAGAGAGCTGGAGCAGAAGAAAATCTTTAATCCGTCCGTGACGCTAAGGGTAATCCAGCAGAAAAAGCCGGTCACCTTCATGCAGAAAACGGGCACCGGTAAGATCATCATGACCCGCGGTGTACCCATCTTTAATGAAGAAAACGAGATTAAGAGGATCATCAGTTTTTCACATGATATGACGGAAATTGAAGAATTGAAAAGCGAATACGAGAAACTGCAGCTGAAGATGATGCGTTATGAAAACGAAATTGAACAGCTTCGCGGCCGTGAAATTGTGCCATCCGATGTGGTCATCAACAGCAAAACGATGCAAACCGTGTGGGGACTTGTCCATAAGGTCGCAAAAAGTGACGCCACTGTCGTTCTTCAAGGAGAATCCGGTGTCGGAAAAACGGTATTCGCTAAAGCGCTTCATAACGGAAGTGACCGGAAAGACAAGCCGATGATCGAGGTAAACTGCGGGGCGATCCCTGAGAGCCTCTTTGAATCCGAGATGTTTGGATATGAAGCGGGCGCCTTTACCGGGGCGGCCAGCAAAGGAAAAATGGGGCTCATCGAACTCGCCGATCAAGGAACACTCTTTTTAGATGAAGTCGGAGAACTGCCGCTTGCCATTCAGGTCAAACTGCTCAAAGTGCTGCAGGAAAAGAAGGTAACCAGAATGGGAAGCACGAAGAGCCGCACCGTAAACTTCCGGCTCGTAGCGGCAACAAACCGCGATCTCCAAGCGATGGTGAAGACCGGTACCTTCCGAGATGACCTTTTTTACCGATTGAATGTGGTTCCGATCAGCATTCCACCGCTCCGGGATCGAAAAGAAGAAATCCATCAGCTGACTGAAACCTTCCTGGACAAATTCAACGAAAAGTATGATACCGATAAAACGATGCACCCATCTGCGCTTAAAGCCTTCTGGCAGTATGATTGGCCGGGCAATGTGAGAGAGCTGGAGAACTTAATGGAACGGCTCGTCGTCACGCTCGAAAACAAGACAATCCTGCCTGACCATCTGCCGTTTACGCAAAAAGTGGAGGAAGATGGCGTTCCAGAATACGATGCACAGAGCTCTTCCCTGCAGGAGGCGTTGGAACATGTGGAAAGAAACTGGCTGCTTCGTGCCTGCCGAGACTGCAAATCTACCTATGAAATGGCAGACTATCTGGGGCTGAGCCAGCCGACTGTCGTTCGCCGTCTTAAAAAGTACAATATTGATTCAAAAACGAATCATCGATTCTAA
- a CDS encoding aspartate aminotransferase family protein yields MMETQKSYEQLAELDKKHFLHPTTAIKQQQATGPDFILTKGEGIRLYDLKGRSAIDGLSSLWNVNIGHGREEIAQVAYEQMKTLGYSSCFATFSNEPAIKLAAKLAEIAPGNLTATFFTSGGSESNDTAYKLARHYWILKGQPERKKIISRSQSYHGVAMGATSATGLKPFRDFTNSLAPDFHYVDHFSPQALRDKIQEEGPETVAAYIAEPVQGAGGVHIAPDGYFREIRSICDEFGILFITDEVITAFGRTGTYFGIDHYDVAPDMMCFAKGITSGYAQLGGVMISETMHNDFIELSEGTLLHGYTYSGHPMACAVALKNLEILERENLIDNARVMGEELLKGFKQIQSERSIVGDVRALGLIGAVELVKNKDTNERFPEPLAPKVLAEAAKRGLIMRSVTFDNQDTIVFAPPLIINKQDISELIQILNEAIEAVESKAVSEFN; encoded by the coding sequence ATGATGGAAACTCAAAAATCCTATGAACAATTGGCAGAACTTGATAAAAAGCATTTTTTGCATCCAACAACAGCAATCAAGCAGCAGCAGGCAACTGGGCCTGATTTTATTTTAACGAAGGGCGAAGGCATCCGCCTTTATGATCTAAAAGGAAGAAGCGCCATCGACGGCCTCTCCTCTCTTTGGAACGTGAACATCGGGCATGGACGCGAGGAAATCGCTCAAGTGGCTTACGAGCAGATGAAAACACTCGGCTACAGCTCTTGCTTTGCGACCTTCAGCAACGAGCCCGCGATCAAACTGGCCGCAAAACTGGCTGAAATCGCACCGGGCAATCTGACCGCGACCTTCTTTACATCAGGCGGATCTGAATCCAACGACACGGCCTACAAGCTTGCCCGCCACTACTGGATTTTAAAAGGACAGCCGGAGCGCAAGAAAATCATCTCTCGATCACAGTCTTATCATGGCGTAGCGATGGGAGCGACAAGCGCGACTGGCCTCAAGCCGTTCCGTGATTTCACGAACTCATTGGCTCCTGACTTTCATTATGTCGATCATTTTTCACCGCAGGCACTCAGGGATAAAATTCAGGAAGAAGGCCCAGAAACGGTTGCCGCTTATATCGCGGAGCCGGTTCAAGGAGCTGGCGGTGTTCATATCGCACCGGATGGCTATTTTAGAGAAATCAGAAGCATCTGCGACGAGTTTGGCATCCTTTTTATCACGGACGAAGTGATTACTGCATTCGGCCGTACCGGTACGTATTTCGGAATCGACCATTATGATGTTGCGCCTGACATGATGTGCTTCGCAAAAGGAATCACAAGCGGCTATGCCCAGCTCGGCGGTGTCATGATCTCAGAAACGATGCACAACGATTTTATCGAACTGTCAGAAGGAACGCTTCTTCACGGCTACACGTACAGCGGACATCCGATGGCCTGTGCCGTTGCACTGAAGAACCTGGAAATCCTTGAAAGAGAGAACTTAATCGATAATGCCCGTGTGATGGGTGAAGAATTGCTGAAAGGCTTTAAACAGATCCAGTCAGAACGCTCGATTGTTGGCGATGTCAGAGCACTCGGCCTCATCGGAGCGGTTGAACTCGTGAAGAACAAAGACACCAACGAACGATTCCCGGAGCCACTCGCTCCAAAAGTATTGGCAGAAGCGGCAAAACGCGGGCTCATCATGCGTTCTGTTACGTTCGATAACCAGGATACGATTGTATTCGCACCGCCGCTGATCATCAATAAACAGGACATCAGCGAACTCATCCAGATTTTAAACGAAGCGATCGAAGCGGTAGAAAGCAAAGCCGTTTCAGAATTCAACTAG
- a CDS encoding NAD-dependent succinate-semialdehyde dehydrogenase — MQSLIEVTNPATNAVVDTVPNGGREEARAAADAAYDAFKSWSKRTAEDRAALLMKWYHLIEESKLELAELMTKEQGKPLKEAIGEITYANSFISWYAEEGRRVYGQTIPATHPDKRILVQKQPVGVIAAITPWNFPAAMITRKVAPALAAGCTAVVKPAEQTPLTAIRLAELAVEAGIPKGVLQVVTGEAAEISDAWMEDTRVRKISFTGSTEVGKLLMRKAADTVKKISLELGGHAPFIVMEDANIEKAVQGLLASKYRNAGQTCVCTNRVYVQDSIAEEFSTAFVKAVSALKVGNGLEDGTDIGPLIDLNAVEKVQQHVQDALEKGGMLACGGSSQEGSLFMEPTVITSAADDMLCMNEETFGPLAPIATFKTAEEVIERANNTPYGLAAYVYTENLSQALTLSEELEYGIVGLNDALPSVAQAPFGGTKQSGLGREGGHFGIEEYLEVKYVSIGL, encoded by the coding sequence ATGCAATCACTGATCGAAGTAACCAATCCGGCAACTAACGCCGTAGTCGATACGGTACCGAATGGAGGACGAGAAGAAGCCCGTGCGGCAGCGGATGCTGCTTATGACGCGTTCAAAAGCTGGTCGAAGCGGACCGCTGAAGACCGTGCTGCCCTGCTCATGAAATGGTATCACCTCATCGAAGAATCCAAGCTGGAACTGGCCGAACTCATGACAAAAGAACAAGGAAAACCGTTAAAAGAAGCGATCGGCGAGATCACCTACGCCAACAGCTTCATTTCCTGGTATGCGGAGGAAGGAAGACGGGTGTATGGGCAAACCATTCCCGCAACGCATCCAGACAAGCGAATCCTCGTGCAGAAGCAGCCCGTCGGTGTGATCGCTGCGATTACACCATGGAACTTCCCGGCCGCCATGATTACGAGAAAAGTGGCTCCCGCACTTGCTGCAGGATGTACGGCTGTCGTCAAGCCAGCGGAACAAACACCTTTAACGGCCATCCGGCTGGCTGAACTTGCTGTGGAAGCAGGCATACCAAAAGGCGTGCTGCAGGTCGTAACCGGTGAAGCAGCTGAGATTTCGGACGCCTGGATGGAAGACACACGCGTGCGAAAGATCTCGTTTACAGGTTCTACTGAAGTCGGCAAGCTGCTCATGCGGAAAGCTGCAGATACCGTGAAAAAGATTTCCCTGGAACTTGGCGGACACGCTCCTTTTATCGTGATGGAGGATGCCAATATTGAAAAAGCCGTACAGGGATTGCTCGCTTCCAAGTACCGAAACGCCGGGCAAACGTGCGTATGTACAAACCGCGTGTATGTTCAGGATTCGATCGCTGAGGAGTTCAGCACCGCTTTTGTAAAAGCTGTTTCAGCGCTAAAAGTAGGAAACGGCCTGGAAGACGGAACGGACATCGGGCCGTTAATTGATCTAAACGCTGTTGAAAAAGTACAGCAGCATGTGCAGGACGCCCTTGAGAAAGGCGGAATGCTCGCTTGCGGCGGATCATCTCAAGAGGGCTCCCTGTTCATGGAGCCGACCGTCATCACAAGCGCAGCCGACGACATGCTCTGCATGAACGAAGAAACGTTTGGACCGCTGGCACCGATCGCCACGTTCAAAACAGCAGAGGAAGTCATCGAGCGGGCCAACAACACACCTTATGGCCTTGCAGCTTATGTTTATACCGAAAACCTAAGCCAGGCACTCACCCTTTCCGAAGAGCTCGAGTATGGCATTGTCGGATTGAACGATGCCTTGCCATCCGTCGCTCAGGCACCATTTGGCGGAACGAAGCAAAGCGGATTGGGCCGTGAAGGCGGCCATTTTGGAATCGAGGAGTATTTGGAAGTGAAATACGTTTCCATCGGCTTATAA
- a CDS encoding amino acid permease, producing the protein MKNKEGLQKQLKTRHITMISLGGIIGAGLFVGAGSVINSTGPAAVMSYAFAGILVVFLMRMLGEMAARNPDSGSFATYAREAIGPWAGYTIGWLYWFFWVIVIAIEAVAGGAIVHGWIPSIPIWTWSLILTVLLTMTNIFSVKSFGEFEYWFALIKIVAITLFMGIGLAIIFHLFPGIKSPDTSNLVGRGGFAPNGLSSIFLGVATVIFAYFGAEIAAIAAGESEDPKKTIRIAIKSVVWRILIFYIGSVAILVTLLPWNSTTALESPYVTLLKMVNIPGAGLIMNIVVLTSVLSCLNSALYTNSRMIYSLAQRGDAPKGFLKLSKQGVPVRAVWAGTIVAFIAAIFNFVSPDKLFQFLVNASGAIALIVYLAIAISHIVIRRRAEAKGEALELKMWLFPGLSYFVIASIVIILVSMAFISSMRSQLLLTLLVTAVVIASYFLLKKRNEAARSRYEEKTASPMID; encoded by the coding sequence TTGAAGAATAAAGAAGGACTGCAGAAACAACTGAAAACAAGGCACATCACGATGATCTCCTTGGGAGGCATTATCGGAGCAGGGCTGTTTGTCGGCGCAGGCTCCGTCATCAACTCTACTGGGCCGGCTGCCGTCATGTCGTATGCATTTGCAGGCATACTCGTCGTGTTCCTTATGCGGATGCTTGGCGAGATGGCCGCCCGCAATCCGGACAGCGGCTCATTTGCCACCTACGCCCGTGAAGCCATCGGGCCTTGGGCAGGATACACCATCGGCTGGCTCTACTGGTTCTTCTGGGTTATCGTCATCGCCATCGAGGCTGTAGCCGGCGGAGCGATCGTTCACGGATGGATTCCTTCCATTCCGATCTGGACTTGGAGCCTCATCTTAACCGTCTTGCTTACCATGACCAACATCTTCTCCGTCAAATCATTCGGAGAGTTCGAATACTGGTTCGCATTGATCAAAATTGTCGCTATCACGCTCTTTATGGGAATCGGATTAGCGATCATCTTCCATCTGTTCCCGGGTATTAAATCTCCTGACACATCCAACTTGGTCGGAAGAGGCGGTTTTGCTCCGAACGGATTAAGCTCTATTTTCCTTGGAGTAGCAACCGTCATCTTCGCCTACTTTGGGGCTGAGATTGCGGCCATTGCGGCAGGCGAATCAGAAGATCCGAAAAAGACGATCCGGATCGCCATCAAAAGTGTTGTCTGGCGTATTCTCATTTTCTACATCGGTTCCGTCGCCATTCTCGTTACCTTGCTGCCGTGGAACTCAACAACTGCGCTGGAAAGCCCATATGTAACGTTGCTGAAGATGGTCAACATTCCAGGTGCAGGCCTGATCATGAACATTGTTGTCCTGACGTCTGTGCTCTCGTGTTTGAACTCAGCACTCTATACGAACTCACGCATGATTTATTCTCTCGCTCAGCGTGGAGATGCACCCAAAGGATTCCTTAAGCTGAGCAAGCAAGGCGTTCCGGTCCGAGCGGTTTGGGCAGGAACCATCGTTGCCTTTATCGCTGCCATCTTTAACTTTGTATCACCGGACAAGCTGTTTCAGTTCCTCGTCAACGCATCCGGTGCCATCGCCTTGATTGTATACCTGGCGATTGCCATCTCGCACATCGTGATCCGGCGCCGAGCAGAGGCTAAAGGCGAAGCCCTTGAATTGAAAATGTGGCTCTTTCCGGGCTTATCGTACTTCGTGATTGCAAGCATCGTCATCATTCTCGTGTCGATGGCATTTATCAGCTCCATGCGCTCACAGCTGCTCCTTACCCTGCTCGTAACAGCAGTAGTCATCGCTTCCTATTTCTTATTGAAAAAGAGAAATGAAGCCGCGAGAAGCCGTTATGAAGAAAAAACGGCGAGCCCGATGATTGATTAA
- a CDS encoding DinB family protein — protein sequence MNFSMTEAIEILERTPQSLAYFLSDLSPGWLQCHEGEGTWNADEVIDHLIEGEKVNWIPRLEMILGDGESKPFPPFDRYAHLNDETETPIEQKLAEFKTIREQNITQLRKLIQDESLLESKGIHPAFGPVKARELISTWVVHDLTHIAQIVRVMAERYRADVGPWVEYLGILKK from the coding sequence ATGAATTTTAGTATGACAGAAGCGATAGAAATTCTGGAACGCACCCCGCAATCATTAGCGTATTTTTTGTCTGATTTATCCCCTGGCTGGCTGCAATGCCATGAAGGTGAAGGAACGTGGAATGCAGATGAAGTCATCGATCATCTCATTGAGGGAGAGAAAGTGAACTGGATTCCGAGGCTGGAGATGATTCTTGGGGACGGTGAAAGTAAACCCTTCCCCCCGTTTGATCGCTATGCTCATTTAAATGATGAAACTGAGACGCCGATTGAACAAAAGCTGGCTGAATTTAAAACGATTAGAGAACAAAATATCACCCAACTGAGGAAACTAATTCAAGACGAATCTCTTCTTGAATCGAAAGGTATACACCCCGCATTTGGCCCCGTAAAGGCGCGGGAACTCATTTCGACGTGGGTTGTTCATGATTTAACGCACATCGCTCAAATCGTGCGTGTGATGGCTGAGAGATACAGGGCGGACGTTGGCCCCTGGGTTGAATATTTAGGGATATTGAAGAAGTAA
- a CDS encoding cupin domain-containing protein — MIQGERLRELRKQRNFTLQEFALQTGLSPSLLSQIERGLVDPTVSTFWKICSSLSVPLHYFFEGVEEDELVVRKQQRRLIQLSDEKVKYHELTPNRSGKLDFLMVEIEPGVMSEAELVSHTGEECGIVLQGELIVILGEKEIHLHEGDSIHFSSTTPHRYINSGKSVSVSIWAMTSM, encoded by the coding sequence TTGATTCAGGGAGAGCGGCTTCGAGAACTGCGGAAGCAGCGCAACTTCACGCTGCAGGAATTCGCATTGCAAACCGGATTAAGCCCCAGCCTGCTGTCTCAGATTGAGCGAGGACTGGTCGATCCCACGGTCAGCACGTTTTGGAAAATCTGCAGCAGCCTGAGTGTTCCTCTGCATTACTTTTTTGAAGGTGTGGAAGAAGATGAGCTTGTCGTACGGAAACAGCAGCGCCGGTTGATCCAGCTTTCTGATGAAAAGGTAAAGTACCATGAGCTGACGCCAAACCGCAGTGGGAAACTCGATTTTCTGATGGTCGAGATCGAGCCGGGGGTAATGAGTGAAGCAGAGCTTGTTTCTCATACAGGAGAAGAGTGCGGGATTGTGCTGCAGGGGGAATTGATTGTTATTCTGGGAGAAAAAGAGATTCATCTTCATGAAGGGGACAGCATACATTTCTCGAGCACGACTCCTCACCGGTATATTAATTCTGGAAAGAGTGTGTCGGTGTCGATTTGGGCGATGACGTCGATGTAA
- a CDS encoding oligopeptide/dipeptide ABC transporter ATP-binding protein, whose protein sequence is MSTLIQFEKVEKSFSKGKHVIQAVSDANLRVEKGSVLGLVGESGSGKSTLGKMLIGLEVPSDGIIHYQGNPLWKKNKFRRPRPGEIQTVFQDPQSSLDPRMRVKDIILEPLLALDSKQRKEKGERLRLISLMKRVGLKAEQLDRYPHEFSGGQRQRIAIARALITDPSFIVLDEPTSALDVSVQAQVLNLLKELKRERHLTYLFISHNMSVIRYMCDQIAVMYKGRIVELGPSAELFERPRHPYTKILLSSLPSIFESEDAEKLSFAQPAEVKAGNEACVFYDRCPFRMEVCLKAPPFENKTEEHGFACHLQE, encoded by the coding sequence TTGAGCACACTCATTCAATTTGAAAAAGTGGAGAAGTCGTTTTCTAAAGGGAAGCATGTGATTCAGGCGGTCAGTGACGCTAATCTTCGTGTTGAGAAAGGAAGTGTTCTCGGACTTGTCGGTGAATCAGGCTCCGGGAAGAGCACGCTCGGAAAGATGCTGATCGGCCTGGAAGTGCCATCAGATGGAATAATCCATTACCAAGGGAATCCTTTATGGAAAAAGAACAAATTTAGGCGTCCCCGACCGGGCGAAATCCAAACCGTGTTTCAGGATCCGCAGTCTTCGCTCGATCCGCGGATGCGGGTGAAGGATATTATTCTCGAGCCGCTGCTGGCACTGGACAGCAAGCAGCGAAAAGAAAAAGGAGAGCGCTTGCGCCTTATTTCTCTGATGAAACGGGTCGGATTAAAAGCGGAGCAACTTGACCGCTATCCGCATGAATTCAGCGGCGGGCAACGTCAGCGGATTGCGATTGCCCGTGCACTCATCACTGATCCTTCGTTTATCGTGCTGGATGAACCAACCTCCGCACTGGATGTCTCGGTTCAGGCCCAGGTGCTGAACTTGCTGAAGGAGCTGAAGAGAGAACGTCATTTAACGTATCTGTTCATTTCCCACAACATGTCTGTGATTCGATACATGTGTGATCAGATAGCGGTCATGTACAAAGGGCGAATTGTGGAGCTGGGCCCTTCAGCTGAGCTCTTTGAACGGCCGCGCCATCCGTATACAAAAATATTGCTTTCGTCTTTGCCGAGTATTTTTGAGTCAGAGGATGCGGAAAAGTTAAGTTTTGCACAGCCTGCTGAAGTGAAAGCGGGGAATGAGGCGTGTGTGTTTTATGATCGCTGTCCTTTCCGGATGGAGGTTTGCCTGAAGGCTCCCCCGTTTGAAAATAAGACAGAGGAGCATGGCTTTGCCTGTCATCTCCAAGAATAA
- a CDS encoding ABC transporter ATP-binding protein: MVLEMKDLCVDFTGMRGKVQALRNVSLSIDKGEILGVVGESGSGKSVTALSILGLLGSNAHISNGEISYLGQNLMRLGKKEMQSLRGKKIGMVFQEPMTALHPTMKVGNQLAEVMKRHRGVSKKEAYRLAVQALRDVHIHDPEFVAKKYPFELSGGMRQRIVIALAMSAPPDLLIADEPTTALDVTIQQEILQLIKELNAKRGTSVLLITHDLGVVSKVCDRVMVMYAGEVVEEGKTEEVLNAPSHPYTEALLHALPDLANPGQPLKAIPGEVPDLQNRPAGCAFASRCSKAIDICGVSAPALEPVSDNRSAACWLRGTSH, translated from the coding sequence ATGGTATTGGAGATGAAAGATTTATGTGTGGATTTTACAGGCATGAGAGGTAAGGTTCAGGCCCTTCGCAATGTCAGCCTTTCGATTGATAAAGGAGAAATTTTAGGGGTTGTGGGGGAGTCGGGTTCAGGTAAATCGGTGACTGCTCTATCCATTTTAGGGCTGCTCGGCTCCAACGCTCACATCTCAAACGGCGAGATCTCCTACCTGGGACAGAACCTTATGAGGCTTGGAAAAAAAGAGATGCAGAGCCTTCGAGGCAAGAAGATCGGCATGGTGTTTCAGGAGCCGATGACCGCTCTGCATCCAACGATGAAAGTTGGGAATCAGCTCGCGGAAGTGATGAAGCGCCATCGCGGCGTCTCGAAAAAAGAAGCGTACCGGCTGGCCGTTCAAGCCTTGCGCGATGTGCATATCCATGATCCGGAGTTTGTGGCTAAAAAGTATCCGTTTGAACTGAGCGGAGGCATGCGCCAGCGGATTGTGATTGCACTTGCGATGTCTGCACCACCCGATCTGCTGATCGCCGATGAGCCGACAACTGCTCTTGATGTTACCATTCAGCAGGAAATTTTACAGTTGATCAAGGAACTGAATGCCAAAAGAGGGACGTCCGTCCTTTTGATCACGCATGATTTAGGTGTTGTGTCCAAGGTGTGCGACCGAGTGATGGTCATGTATGCCGGAGAGGTGGTGGAGGAAGGGAAGACAGAAGAGGTCTTGAACGCGCCTTCCCATCCGTATACGGAAGCACTGCTTCACGCCCTTCCTGATCTGGCGAATCCCGGCCAGCCGTTAAAGGCGATTCCAGGTGAAGTTCCAGATCTTCAGAACCGGCCGGCCGGCTGTGCCTTTGCTTCAAGGTGCAGCAAAGCTATTGATATTTGCGGTGTTTCTGCGCCTGCTCTTGAACCGGTATCAGATAACCGTTCAGCAGCCTGCTGGTTGAGGGGGACAAGCCATTGA
- a CDS encoding ABC transporter permease: METPLHRETNPPQPIKAVHPFWYKLKQNQMTWVGIGILAFIVLCSLLAPVLTSYDPTQIDISQKFQAPSLHHWFGTDEVGRDILTRILYGARISLGVGITVIIIASIIGILIGTVSGYFGSVLDLIIMRIMDMVMAFPTLILAMALAAALGPSLQNAMLAIAIVKIPVYVRLARGESLVIKEKLFVKSAESFGINPWRIIVKHIVPNSVSPVIIQATLDVGDAILMIATLGFLGLGAQPPTPEWGAMISVGWKYLLDYWWYPAFPGLFLFLSAGSLNLIGDGIRDILDPKAGR; the protein is encoded by the coding sequence ATGGAGACACCTCTGCACAGGGAAACCAATCCGCCCCAGCCGATAAAGGCGGTTCACCCTTTCTGGTACAAGCTGAAACAAAATCAGATGACGTGGGTGGGCATAGGCATTCTGGCGTTCATCGTCCTCTGTTCGCTGCTCGCGCCGGTCTTGACTTCCTATGACCCAACGCAAATTGATATCTCCCAAAAGTTTCAGGCACCGTCGCTTCATCACTGGTTTGGGACGGATGAAGTAGGAAGAGATATTCTAACGAGGATCTTGTACGGAGCAAGGATCTCGCTTGGTGTCGGGATTACCGTTATCATCATTGCGAGTATCATCGGAATCCTAATAGGAACGGTTTCAGGTTATTTTGGCAGCGTGCTGGACTTGATCATCATGCGGATCATGGATATGGTGATGGCCTTTCCGACGCTGATCCTGGCGATGGCTCTTGCTGCTGCTCTTGGACCGAGCCTGCAAAACGCGATGCTCGCCATTGCGATCGTGAAGATACCAGTCTATGTCCGGCTTGCTCGGGGGGAGTCGCTCGTTATTAAAGAAAAATTGTTCGTGAAATCTGCAGAATCGTTCGGGATTAACCCATGGCGGATCATTGTGAAACACATCGTTCCAAACTCCGTGTCACCGGTCATCATTCAAGCGACTCTTGATGTCGGCGATGCCATCCTTATGATCGCTACGCTCGGTTTTCTCGGCTTGGGAGCTCAGCCGCCCACACCGGAATGGGGCGCGATGATCAGCGTCGGCTGGAAATACTTATTGGATTATTGGTGGTACCCGGCATTTCCTGGACTGTTCCTCTTCCTGTCTGCAGGTTCGTTAAATTTAATCGGTGACGGGATCCGTGACATTCTGGATCCCAAGGCCGGACGTTAG
- a CDS encoding ABC transporter permease encodes MKKMILNRMGLLLFVVFGVTLVSFLLSHVIPGDPARMMVGQRANQETLQQVRQQLGLDQPLWIQYETYMKGIVSGDLGTSIRTQKPVLDDLEAFFPATMELAVIAFIFALGIGIPLGVLAAVKKNSIWDHASRIFSISGVSTPVFWSGLVIILIFYGYLGWFPANGRLDINIHPPTHITGFYILDSLLSGDMVALKSSLHHILLPAIVLSYAQLAVITRQVRASMLEIMEQEYIRTAIANGIHGPFLFFRYALRNALIPTITVVGISFGSLLGGAVVTETIFGWPGMGKYVVDSIAYLDFPAMMGFTLLIAIGYVIINLIVDLTYYVLDPQIKG; translated from the coding sequence ATGAAGAAGATGATTCTAAACCGAATGGGCCTCCTTCTCTTCGTCGTGTTTGGCGTCACTTTGGTCTCCTTTCTGCTGTCACACGTCATTCCGGGTGATCCTGCCCGGATGATGGTCGGGCAGCGGGCCAATCAGGAAACCTTGCAGCAGGTACGCCAGCAGCTCGGGTTGGACCAGCCCCTTTGGATTCAATATGAAACGTACATGAAAGGTATAGTTAGTGGTGATCTTGGAACGTCTATCCGTACGCAAAAGCCGGTCCTGGATGATCTCGAAGCTTTTTTTCCTGCCACGATGGAACTGGCGGTGATTGCTTTTATCTTTGCCTTAGGCATCGGCATTCCTCTCGGCGTGCTGGCGGCAGTGAAAAAGAACAGCATCTGGGATCATGCAAGCCGGATCTTTTCCATCAGCGGAGTCTCTACGCCTGTATTTTGGAGCGGGCTTGTTATAATCTTAATTTTTTACGGCTATCTGGGATGGTTTCCCGCCAATGGCCGCTTGGACATCAACATCCATCCGCCAACGCACATCACAGGCTTTTATATTTTGGACAGTCTGCTGAGCGGAGATATGGTTGCACTGAAAAGCAGTCTTCATCATATTCTGCTGCCGGCCATCGTGCTGTCCTACGCGCAATTAGCGGTCATTACGCGGCAGGTGCGGGCAAGCATGCTTGAAATCATGGAGCAGGAATATATTCGTACAGCGATTGCCAACGGGATTCATGGGCCTTTCTTGTTCTTCCGTTATGCACTAAGAAATGCGTTGATTCCCACCATTACCGTTGTCGGCATTTCCTTTGGCTCACTCTTAGGGGGAGCCGTGGTGACTGAAACGATTTTTGGCTGGCCGGGTATGGGAAAATACGTGGTCGACTCGATTGCTTATCTTGATTTTCCGGCCATGATGGGCTTTACCCTGCTGATCGCGATCGGATACGTCATCATCAATCTTATTGTGGATCTGACGTATTACGTTTTGGATCCGCAAATTAAAGGATAG